In the genome of Salmo trutta chromosome 39, fSalTru1.1, whole genome shotgun sequence, the window ctgggtagccatttgattagctgttcaggagtcttatggcttgggggtagaagctgttaagaagccttttagacgtagacttggcgctccggtaccgctttctgtgtggtagcagagagaacagttctatgactagggtggctggagtctttgacaatttttagggccttcctccaacaccgcctggtatagaggtcctggatggcaggaagcttggccccagtgatgtactaggctgtacgcactaccctctgtagtgccttgcggtcagaggccaagcagttgccatacctggcagtgatgcaaccagtcaggatgctctcgatggtgcagctgtagaaccttttgaggatctgaggacccatcccgaatcttttcagtctcctgagggagaataggctttATCGTGCCCTCTGGACCATTCTATTCGTGCcctttggaccattctagtttgttggtgatgtggacaccaaggaacttgaagctctcatcctgctccgctacagccccatcgatgagaatggggtgtgctctgtcctccttttgctatagtccacaatcatctcctttgtcttgatcacgttgagggagaggttgttgtcctggcaccacacggccatgtctctgacctcctccctataggccgtctcatcattgtcagtgatcaggcctaccactgttgtgtcatcagcaaacttgatggtgctggagttgtgcctggccgtgcagtcatgagtgaacagggagtacaggagggggctgagcacgcacccaaggagcccccgtgttgaggatcagcgtgacggatatgttgttacctacccttaccacctgggggcggcccatcaggaagtccaggatccagttacagagggaggtgtttagtcccagggtccttagcttagcttTTAGACGACAATAAGAGGTGAAACCTGATCCTTCATTAGCAGTCCTACTCTGAAACGCTTTGTGAATACAGCCCACAGGGCAGGAACCCCATGTATTCTGCTCCAATGCATTTTTGAGGAGACGAAGATGTGAGGAATGAAAGAAATACAACTGAGATTCCAAAGATGATGGCTTAGGTGACAGTgccttagcctggtcccagatctgtttgtgcagtTTTGACAAAGGCCATGTGAATTGGTAAGACAGCCCAAACAAATCTGTGACCAGGTTAATGTCGCCTTGCTTGACACCACACATGTAGATCAGCGCCATTGCAGTTCCTAGATGTGAGctctagggtgtgtgtgtgtgtgtgtgtgtgtgtgtgtgtgtgccaagatTGAGCTATTCATCTCACAATGTTGACAACTCACATTACATACTGTCTGTCAAAGTGGACCACGTGGACAGCGATACAGACCTACATGACAAATGAAAACCAAACCTTTAAAAAAGGGTcaaacattttattacattttttacagatTTCTACACATTGAATGTtttgtacattgtttacaaaATTCAAGGATTTCGTGCTTCAAAATCTCAGTCTGATTTGAAAAGGTTTTATTTAGATGCTTCCAGAAAATCAACAAAAGCCAAAGTTCATGTCCTAGGGACCACAGTGCCTCATGGCCTTGTCAGAAACGTGTCAACGTAAAACCAAGTCAAAATGTACAAATAATCGCAAATTCCCTAGCAAGAAACTATCTTGAGTAGAAAAATATGAGAAGAGCTAACTGTTTTTCCGGGATGAGAGACATAGAAACAGTATTACTTAGGATTTACATCCCCATTCAaggaattctatttctatggagaAAGAAGACATGTTCCATTTTTGAGCAGGTAGAGAAGACAAATGGTGTGTGAGTGATTGAGTGGCTGTTACTGTTGGTCAGGTCTCCCTAACCAAATGGGTATGTTAAAGAGGGATACTAATTCATTGCAGAAAATGAAAAACAGATCTCTTAAAAAAATAGATATAATAATAATTGTGTTTTTCACAATACAACTCACCCATATGAGGATGTTAGGTTTCCATGAAAAGGTTCTTGGATGAAAATTGCAATCATTAGATACATTTCCAAAACAAATCATGTTTGATGTTAGGCGCCATCATACTCAAAacgcttatttaaaaaaaacggcAAACAGTAGACTGGTTATGACCTATTTCAGTTGCGTGGCATTCTGTTGGACAAACATGAAATCAGAGATAGCCACTGCATTCTGTCATGGTAAAATAAATAGTTACTTGAAAAATAAACTAAAAGCCCGCACTCTCAGAGTTGCATCTCACCCAGTGCTATCCGAGTTCAGGGTCATGTTCAGAAACAAATGTACTTGCTGAACTATCTTCGTTTACTGTTGCAAAGCGGTTTAAAACATTTCGCTAcaatgtgccctaatgaacacgacttGAGGGGCAGCCATACTGAGATATGAATTTCATGTTTTTTCACTGGAATAAAAAAAATCATTTAATCTCTACTGTTGTTCAGTGCAGGGACCAGTAGCCATCTGTGGCTTTGCTGGTCTAGTTATTATTAACAAACCAAAAATGACCCAAAGACTCCACGGCAAATCAAATGTAGGCTAGCAAGTTGTCCATAGCTTGAGTGcaagtctgtttgtgccatcattccaactccttgtcactcactCATTGTCATGCAATGTTTGGCTTGACAAGGAGAGCAatagagttggcaagagcacaaaaagatctgggaccaggctaaattGACTCCCTTCTTAAAGCACTACAGTACTGACTTAGAAAGCAGCCTTGCTTTTGTGGAGACAACTTACATTCTCAAATAGCTATGAAGTTGCATCAAAACTTAACTCTTCCATCTAAAAACATGACTTAGCCCAACTCCCACAACCCCCCATTTTCAAACATAAGTAAAGAGTaggtagcctgggtaccagtctgttcgtTCCATGATGCCATCATTCCACAAACAAatctggtacccaggctaaagaTCAGGTAGTAACAAACGCTGTGCGAGTATGGTAGCCATGCTTAAACATATTTTTGTGTATTTTTAAACCAAACATGAAATATTAGTTTGCCATGTATACACCTTCTAGAAACACCCATTGAAAAGCTATGTGATCCAAcctttgaaaaataaaatgttagaAAAGATAAGTGTCTGAACACAGAACTCAGATCTCACGCTGTTATGAGTTCATCTTACTTATTTACACCAATTCAGCTGGCAAACCACCGTACAAAATGTGCTACTCACCTTTAGGGGCCCTTATCTCAAATTTAGACAGTATATGCAAAAAAAGcaaatacaaaatacaatttCACTTCCCTTTCACTGCAACGGATGCATTCTGAAAAACCAGCTGGTTTCATTTGGAGTCCGGCGTCATCGTCATTGAAGGGTAACGATAGTGGCTTGTTTTGTCCGTCTGTGTCTAGCTGGGCATGAGGAGAGATGGGGCTTTCTCGATGGGCAGCATGAACTGTGGGCAGCAGGATCCGACACGGAGGGGTGCCATGCCAGTCAGACGGGAGTCCAGGAGCATCGGGGTGGCTCCGTAGAGGAGGGGGGCAGGGGCCAGCCACGGTGCTGCGGGGTGACCAGGGGGTCCAGGCTCAAGTAGTGGAGCAGAGATATTCCGTGGGTCGCACTGGATGGAGCCAGGAGGGAGGCTCCCCACTATAACTGGGCAGCCGGGGCAGTGCAGAGAGGAGGCGGACAAGGCTGGTTCAGTGTCAGGCTGGGGGTGTGGGTCAGTGTGGCTTAGCGAAGTGAGGATAGAGCCCCATAGACACAGTATAGAGGTCTGGGAGGAGGTTGGCGAGCCGTGGTTGTGGTCATCGTGGGTGTGGAGAGTGCCAGGCCGGCGGTTGTGACTGTCGTTGCCCAAGACGCAGCAGCGAAGGAGGTTGGATGCTGGACTGGGGgtctctgggactgggagcagtcctagtggtggtggagagaggctggAGCTCGGCAGGTGGACTTGGCGGACTGGGGCCAGGGGCTGGCTGCTCCTGGGGAGGCTGGTGGCGATAAGGCCCGCGACACTGGTCAGATACACCAGCCCCAGCATGCAGGTCACCTGGAGAGAGGTGAGGACGTGGATTTagtgaatttctttccttatgtTTTTCCTTCCCCCCCCCAAACTGACTACTTTCAAAAGTGTTGCTTCTTTCAATCAACACATAGTTTGTGGGTTTCTGCAATTAGCAGTTTTTGGAAATTGATGCGATGGAAATGTTATacttgtgcttttctaataactaatttctgtgttctattcatgtgctgttctaataaccaatttctatGTTGATGTAAGTGACTGATTtaacgaatcctcactatcagcatctacaatttggcagtacgcccagaccttgttttgagaacgaaagaTATTTTAGTTTCAAGGTCCCAgtttagagagaagaagccttgtgaggtattggcctgtcacatgcatgacccagtattggtcggtcacataaATGAAACAAAACGGTAACAATTAACTAATTATGCacatataacttgtctgtgtatatcCGTATAcaagacaactgctgggactgccccaGCAGAGCTTCTGACAGACGTTCACTATGGTGCATTAAGTTTGatggaacctctccagcacgcTGACAAATCAACAATGATTTACTTAAGATTGACTTcaagtgtccctgtgtaagaatttccatgACATTGACATGTTACTTTCAGGTGTGTTTCTGAAACTAGCGTTGTGTCCATTCGGCACAAAGCAGGAGAAAACATACTACCTGAACGTGTTAAATAACAAATGCTATTTTCTATTTGAAAATGTTCTGCTACGACGTGCCCATACTGAGCATGACCCACGACTCAGTCCTTCAGTGCACTGTGGATCCCACTGCCCGTGCCCTCTGACCCCTCCTCACCTTGGCAAAGTGCAGGTAGATGGCCGTCAGTGCCTGTCGCCACGCCGCCTGCTCCAGCAGCACACAGAGGTCAGTGTAGGTGAACCAGCCTCGCTTCATCCCCTGCTTCTCTGCAATACTGGAGTCACAACAGGCCTGcgttaatatacacacacacacggaccacACTCTAtgcaaacacagagagagagacggacgtaGAACAGAGTCTGGCAAACAAATGACTACGctcatgtgacacacacacaaccaacccTTTGTTTGAACTAGCAGCTCTGTATCAGATCTACAGTCCCTACGCCAGCCAAATTACCACAAGAACGTGACACTACTAACTTAGTTCTTCCCTGAAGAATCATGGGGCATACAAAAATAGAAGTCTCTATGACATTCCCAACCCTTCATAGCTTCTGGTGTTTCTAATGCATTAGGAGTCTCACACACACCCAGGCCAATGTTTTTCTTGCGGGGATGGTCAGGGGgtcagaacataattacaaatatttTGTAGACCACAAATTGACTACAAGAAGCCCAAacggatataatatttgactaaaacaatcatttcaaatcTGGCATACAtgtgtatacgatcacatatactGTATCGCTCTCTATTATGCATAGGAATATTTTGGAACAGAGTTACAGAAttaaaaacacatggaaataaaaataaaacattctccCCAATTtggtggtatccaattggtagtagttacagtcttgtctcatcgctgcaactcccgtacggactcgggagaggcgaaggtcgagagccatgcgtcctccgcaacacaaccaagccgcactgcttcttgacacaacgcacatccaacccggaagccagctgcaccaatgtgttggaggaaacaccatacacctggtcagcgtgcactgcgcccgacccgccacaggagtcgctagtgcgcgatgagacaaggatatccctggcGGCCAAAcactccctaacccggacgacgctgggccaattgtgcgccaccccatgggcctcccggtcgcggccggctgcgacagagcctaggctcaaacccagaatctctggtggcacagctagcactgtgatgcagtgccttagaccacttaGGCCACCCGGGAGGCACATGGAAATAATTTGCTGGTGGTTTTACATTAGGtagccaaataaaatcacccaaAATTCGGCCCGCAGGGCGACAGTTGGAGAAACCTGCACTAGCATGAAAAACTATCTACGTGAAAACAAGAACCACAAACCTGGTTTCTAGTTGATTCAGTATGCCAAAGTAGTCCACGGGCTCAGTGAAGAGGCTCCACTCCTGAAACACAGAAGTGAGAGCAGCTGTCAGATTGCATATTATGGCCatacaaatacagtacaatgGGATTTAAATATTAGTGATGGGCGGGTTGACCACAGTCCCCGTGGTTAGAACTGCGGGCGggcgggtttagggtcatgaaatattgtgtggatatggggggggggggggggggggggggtacagctCCCCCAGGACTGTCAAGCAGCATATCAGCATGCGCAGAGAAGcatgagattgaacttcactcaactttttaGAGTTTTACCCGTTAGTTAACACTATTATAGTTTCcgtttactgtgggaattgtgatcgaatcaacgcaatattagccactttcaatgcaacaaacacaaacagaactaactatgcaagacttagtatgcaacACTAtatatgcaagagattttgttgtagacAGAAAGCATCAGAGTAGGAtactattgcattgacaggcacgactCAGGTCCGTACTTTgcacagaccggtgcgccataaccGATCAGAGCTTCAGTAGGCctcgccataaccaatcagagctgcagtaggcctatatgcaaataggcATTGCCATGGATTGGTGCCacttactttgaactggactgagtttacagcatgagcggttgtGAGTATATgatgtgtgcacatttgttcagaTCCTTTTCTAGTTAGTGAGTTACTAGCCCAGTCATAGATCATTTCTAAATCAGCAATGGGGGACCGATttcttcctacaagagcacaaaacgtgtcgGGTACAGAgcatttttttgtcttaaagggacagtgttgtattttgagaccgGCTTGAagaagctaagtagccaataggcagagggtagtataatttgtctgattctctgtaataatggtatgggaataaggatgtattttattttgtaaagtggtttctcacgtcaaacaacattttcagtcacatccttgtctgaaggacaagtggataaacaggttcatGTCAAGCCCTGTGTGTTTTTTATCAtggaatatacagtaccattgaaaagtttggacacgcctactcattcaaaggtgtTTTCCcatttatttctactattttttacattttagcataaCAACAAAGACATCAaatcaacacatatggaatcatgtagaaaccaaaaaaagtgttaaacaaatcaaaatatattttatatttgagattcttcaaagtagccaccctttgccttgacagctttgcgtactcttggcattctctcaaccagcttcatgaggaatgcttttccaacagtcttgaaggagttcccacatactgtatgctgaaaacttgttggctgcttttccttcactctgcggtccaactcatcccaaaccatctcaattgggttgaggtcaggggattgtggaggccaggtcatctgatgcagcactccatcactctccttctttgtcaaataggccgtacccagcctggaggtgtgttgggtaattgtcctgttgaaaaacaaatgatagtcccactaagcacaaaccagatgggatggcgtatcgatgcagaatgctgtagccgccatgctggttaagtgtgccttaaattctaagtaaatcactgacagtgtcaccagcaaagcacccccacaccatcacacctcctccatgcttcacggtgggaatcacacatgcagagatcatccgttcacctactctgcttctcacaaaaacatggaggtcggaaccaaaaatctaaatcattttgacttatcagaccaaaggacagatttccactagtctaatgtcaattgctcgtgtttcttggcccaagcaagtctcttcttattggtgtccttcagtagtggtttctttgcagcaatttgacaatgaaggcctgattcactcagtctcctctgaacagatgatgttgaaatgtgtctgttacttgaactctgaagcatttatttgggctgcaatttctgaggcaggtaactctaatgaacttatcctctgcggcagaggtaactctgggtcctcctttcctgtggcggtcctcatgagagccagtttcatcatagagcttgatggtttttgcgactgcacttgaagaaactttcaaagttaccCCCCCAGATACACCCCAATCGTAAAACCCTTTTGGGAAGGGGCCAGGCAGAAAAAGTGACAATGTCGAGTtcaattcaataagagaaaagctacgaaatggagagttgaaaataaagaaaagggggggggcaagaaaagtaatgtttgggaaagatttggtgaagtgttAAAAGAAGATGAAAGCAGTGCAGGCTATGTGTAATGAATGCGAGGCACTATACTTTAAATAAGCATATGACACTtcagggaactgtagcctactgtttagatgggttaaatggaaactgaaatctggacactgactttaggtctataacctctcacacagccttaatattaactcctgcagaattgaGCATTTCTTGCAataaaatgatacaccaaatgtaggaAACATTTTGACCCGAAAAGGAGTAGAGAAAtaggatttctttctttcagcatcttgagagaaagTGAATGCGCAGTTAGATATCGTCTGTAAGAGATgccatctttatcagcatcataaaagctgatagtatttcaaccacattaaatatgcatccaagctgaACTGAATCTTTTTCAGAAACCCGTTGGGtagttttcacagctttctatttccttcCAACCAGTCAAACTGATGCTATTTGGAAATGTACACAGAAAATATTTCCGTTGTTTTTGTCATTGCATTTTCTCCCGGTTCCTGAACGTCTTTGCTCCGTTAAAGAAGCAGAGACAACAGAAAATTTGACCAATGTCAACTgaattgaagcattcattctatcgatttatgacattctggtgagcaagggtttatttagtcttctagggaaacaatgacagaagagaagctgcatgcatctaattatagacaagatGATTAAAAAAagcctaccaaaatgtcagaaataagcagaaacatatctaaatcaggcAACAACAAAGAATCCTGCACCTTCTGTCAAAAAAATTGTTCTGCCATCTCTGACTGTATCCTAcagcgcattttctatattagtgggttagggttgggccTCAGATTTTCATTGCGGGCGGATGGGGGTGAACTAACAATTGGACCCACGCACCACTattaaatatatggctctgagTAGGACCACACGTTTCTGGGCCTGTGGTATAGTATGTAATACCATGTATAACTTACAATGGCATCGAGGAAATCCATCTCCAGGGTGTTGACAGTCTGGACGTCCAGTTTTCCAGCTGCCCCCCACTCGTCGTTGAACACCTCCTCGTCCTCCCCTTCGTCGTACAAATACTTGCTGGCAACCATCTGGAGGAAAGGCGACACAGGATTAGGAGGTTAAGATCAGTCCATATGTCATAGAAAGCAAGTTGTGTTCGCATCCatctcacacatactacacaggAGATTCCATCTTATTAATTCTATTGCTTGTTATTTTTGACTTGACTATTGTTATTGACTGACGTACTGCATTGTTGAAGAAGCTATTACATAAGCATTTTACAGCatcttttatacctgctgtaaactgtgcgtgacgaataaaatgtgatttgataacATGACAGGATGCTTTCCCAGACACACTGTTATGCCTACCCCTGGTCTAAAAAGCACATTGCGGGCGGCTGCAGGAAATTGTAAATTGAACAAGAATTGGGTGTAGTATATGGGTCTGGGCCCTACATGCCCAGCAATTAGAGAGACCCATGTTCATAACAAGCTGTACTGTGCCCATCACATGCATAGCCTTGGCCTAATTCTGGTGAGAGGACCTAATACTTATCACATAGGCTAAATAGCCTTTGTCTAATTCTGGCGGGACAACCGGTGAGTTCCAATCAACCCAAAAAatattgtcacatgcttcgtaaaacaacaggttttatttatttaacctttatttaaccaggtaggctagttgagaacaagttctcatttgcaact includes:
- the cnppd1 gene encoding protein CNPPD1, producing the protein MDFNELFSERTFQFSDFQEFTFLPGHQKLSERVRKRLYYGLDQDGSLDSLSCPVTDIAVELLQKSAPSPIRKLHKKYAAHVAREACISPCAMMLALVYIERLRHRNPEYLQKISSSDLFLISMMVASKYLYDEGEDEEVFNDEWGAAGKLDVQTVNTLEMDFLDAIEWSLFTEPVDYFGILNQLETSIAEKQGMKRGWFTYTDLCVLLEQAAWRQALTAIYLHFAKVTCMLGLVYLTSVAGLIATSLPRSSQPLAPVRQVHLPSSSLSPPPLGLLPVPETPSPASNLLRCCVLGNDSHNRRPGTLHTHDDHNHGSPTSSQTSILCLWGSILTSLSHTDPHPQPDTEPALSASSLHCPGCPVIVGSLPPGSIQCDPRNISAPLLEPGPPGHPAAPWLAPAPLLYGATPMLLDSRLTGMAPLRVGSCCPQFMLPIEKAPSLLMPS